A genomic segment from Aulosira sp. FACHB-615 encodes:
- a CDS encoding ribbon-helix-helix domain-containing protein, whose amino-acid sequence MGKVTVTIYMEEVDKEALQQLADAEERSLSQMAVLILKRAIRQAQNDGTITPK is encoded by the coding sequence ATGGGAAAAGTAACTGTAACTATTTACATGGAAGAAGTAGACAAAGAAGCTCTGCAACAATTGGCGGATGCAGAGGAGCGTTCTTTGTCTCAAATGGCGGTGTTAATTTTGAAACGAGCGATTAGACAAGCTCAGAACGATGGGACGATTACACCGAAATAA
- a CDS encoding helix-turn-helix domain-containing protein, whose amino-acid sequence MNPHPLKQREQDLMQLYIYCQLGMTPKQFYTKWQVNYEEMAQICDRSLSTVRRWFARGKNYRRPMPADLRHLALMNFLLEHFEEIPEELLKNLCFPDESE is encoded by the coding sequence ATGAATCCTCATCCACTCAAGCAGCGAGAGCAAGATTTGATGCAACTGTACATTTATTGTCAATTGGGCATGACTCCCAAGCAGTTTTATACCAAGTGGCAGGTGAATTACGAAGAAATGGCGCAGATTTGCGATCGCTCCCTGTCTACGGTTCGACGCTGGTTTGCTAGAGGTAAAAACTACCGCCGCCCCATGCCAGCCGATTTACGCCACCTTGCACTGATGAACTTTTTGCTGGAACACTTTGAGGAGATTCCCGAAGAACTTTTGAAGAACCTGTGTTTCCCAGACGAAAGTGAGTAG
- a CDS encoding HNH endonuclease, whose protein sequence is MSFELYTKVKQKRQHPNLPVYQWKTTRQRIYTRDEGLCQSPDAKAPKANGLCQRQVSLNTAHIDHIRPLSSGGSNHASNLRTLCPVCHALRLDRQHNGMKNSLVKKGLIPVNWKQFVWDG, encoded by the coding sequence ATGTCTTTTGAACTTTACACAAAAGTCAAACAAAAACGCCAGCATCCAAACCTGCCTGTTTACCAATGGAAAACTACTCGGCAGCGTATCTACACCAGAGATGAAGGATTGTGTCAAAGTCCAGATGCCAAAGCACCAAAAGCAAATGGTTTATGTCAAAGACAAGTCAGTCTAAATACTGCTCACATCGACCACATTCGACCGTTGTCATCTGGTGGGAGCAATCATGCGTCCAACCTGAGAACTCTTTGCCCCGTATGCCATGCGCTTCGCCTTGACCGCCAGCATAATGGTATGAAAAATAGCCTTGTCAAGAAAGGTTTAATCCCTGTCAACTGGAAACAGTTTGTTTGGGATGGTTAA